The following is a genomic window from Cryptococcus decagattii chromosome 2, complete sequence.
CACCCGTCCGCTTGATTCGAAGGCCCTTTACTACCAAGAGCTCCCTAATTCTTCCCCAGTCTGGTACCAGTAACAGAATCGACACCGCTTCTTTGGCAAGCACGCCCCCAGAGATTGTTACAGGTACCAGCTCTGGACCTATTGGTTCTTTTCCTATGAATATTAAAGCAGAGGTATTTCCAGCAACGATTACAATCAGTTCCCGCAGCACTCTTACTTCTAAGGCCAACAGCAACTCGATCATGGAAACAACCATCTCAGAGCCATCCACTGTTATCTCCACCCCCGAGGCCCACATGCTAGACGAAGCGCAGATTGCCAGCACTCTCTCGGACTCTATTCTGAACACTCCTTTCGGATCCCTCAACTTCCCAGTCCCCACGGTTGCGAATCGTGATGTCTCTGGAACTTTTTACACCAAAATATGTGACCATCTTGTAGTTGACTGTTGTGAGGGATTAGCTAGTCAACGCAACCGACAGCATGCCGAGCTATACTACCCTCACCCTAAAGTTATGTCGAGCATGCGCACCTACCTCAAGCCTGCAACTTTGAAAAAGGCAGATAATGTCTTCACTCCTGAAAAGATTGAGACCCCCGCTCCCAACACTGTTCTACCGCTTACTGTGAGTCTATTTATTTACCTCTGCCCATTCCAAAGCTGATATGCTGAGTTTAGATAATCAAGTCTTGCCGGCCCTCAGAAATGACGGCCTCCAAATTGCCCGAAATCTATGCTCCATTTGCTACTCGCGACATGTGTGTGAACTTTACGACGCCCCTCAACGCTCGTAAGGTACATCCTATGACTCTCAACACACCATCACTTGTACCGATCTCTATCAGTCGCCGTCCCATAGGGGGCACCCCATCTTTTGCAATACTACCCATCGAACCTACTACCTTGTCTCCTAACATGAACCGAAGATTTCCCGGCTCTAGGCTTCCAATGATCTAAGGACTTTTCGGGATTATTTCTGCTAGTGAATGTTTATTTACCTTACACGTCATTTACAGGATCGGGTAATATACGAGCCTGTTTCAAACGTGTTTCATTATTTTTCTTGGAACAATTCATGTCGTAACGGATAGACAGATATATGATAATGTTTCTCTGAAATTCCGTTTTGTTGAATACCCCGGATTGGTATATGCGCCGCCAGCGGCACGGTTTGACTTTTCCCATGTGAGACCTGTCCATCACTTTCAAAAACGGATATTCTTTCTTCTAATACTCGTTTCCTTAAACTTGTCAAACGTGTTTGATATTACGTAACACATCTCTTGCcaaacaaaaacaaaaacagTCCCTGGGACGGTGGGGCAGACGCGATAAGAACAACTTCGTTTGACAGCTAACTTTTCTTAAAACAACTCTTTCCCCCTGAGCTCAGATGCCCAGTGCCACCAGCATGAGCAATCCGGCAGAACAACAACAGGGAGGACGCATAACCAAAGCAGCATTCTTCAGAGCTCGCTCTCCCCCcatccttcctccctccGGTCTCTCTTCCAAGCTCACTCAACAAGCAGATCAAGACAACGGCGGGAACAGTTTGTTCGCGAGATTCGACTCAGCTACTCGGCTGAATCCCCCATCAGCACAGCTATCATCTGAGGGCGCGTACTCTGGTGAGAGGAGTAGATATGAGGGCAATAATGTTATTATCGAAGACAGGGCGAAAGAGCCTGGGTAcgaagagatgagagacAACGATACGGGGACTAGCAACCCCCCAGGCAATGACGCCAATTTTAGGCTTCCTATCCGGAACAGCATGTACAGCACAACACCCGCCACTGATGGCCATGGGTCTATACTGGACAGGCCTATAGCCCACCCTGTGAATCCGGCCGCGTATGTTCCTACTTCGGAGGCATATTCAGAATCCTCTCAAAATTCTCTTCAACATCAACTTTGCAAGAGACAACAACAATACCAGCAGGACTCTCAATCTCGAAAGCCAAACTATCATACCCGACAATCCTCTCGCTCTCGCTCAGTTCGTTCCACGCACTCCAGACTACAATCGCTTTCCATGTCATCGCACGCCACCCCCCAGACACCAGGAACAGCTGTTTTATCGAACCATAGCAATGTCAATGGCAATGGTTCCTTGCAAATGGATTCGCCTCACGATACCGACTCTGGCTACGGTGAAAGCATGGAGACCTACGATAGCAATCGAGTGATGCAACGGTCCCCGTCCATCAAGGATAATGCGAGTATGAGCATTGGCGATGGGTCGGATGAAATGCTTCTGACATTGCTGGCTGGGCAAGCCGTAGTGGATGCCCAGGGGATGGGCATTGGCGGATgggaggaggttgagggtTGGAAAAAGGTCAGTCATTGAGTCATTCTTTTTCTGATGCACGATCGCTCATAAATGCATGTAGGAACTCTCATTGCTTTCCAGTCGACTTGAATCTGTGCAAGCCCGTCACCAGAGGGAGATAAAAATTTTAACTGCTGCACGTGCTCTGCAGAAGTTGAACGGTTCTAATAAGCGCATGTCAAAACAAACTATGGAAAGTCTGGAGCAATctgagaagaaggtggaagCTGCTGAGAAGGTTAGTTACTCATTTTTGGAGACCATTCATTGAAGGTTGGCCTTCGTTAACTATCGTTATAGGACCTTCTTGTGCTTCGCGATCGAGAAGCATCCCTGCGCCGACGGCTTCTCGAACACTATTCTAGCGTCATGTCATGGGAAGTCCGCCGCCTTACTCACATTACTACCGAGATTCAATCTCGTCTCGACAGTCAATCTCACAAACTTTCAACCTTTGATCAGCGTGAACAAGAGCTTATACGTCAGGTAGACGAAGGAAGGGCCAAGGTGGAGGAACTAGAAACGATGGTTCTTGAGTTAGGAAGGCGCGAGAAAGGGattgaggaggaagctCGGGAGCTTGAAGCTCAAAGGGATGATCTCGAGAGAGAGAGGGCGAGTTGGGCTCATGAGAAGGAACAACTTTTAAGTGAGCGCCAGGCCTGGCTTGAACACAGTCGAGGGTGGGACAAGCAGGTCGCAGAGTTCAACCAAGATAGGCATAATTGGGCACAGGAAAGGGAGGCCCTCCttggagagagggagagattAACGCAGAGCGGTCAAACGTGTGAGGATGACAGGCAAATCAAAGACCACGTGTGTACTGTTCTCGGATCGTTGCTGGGACAAAAAGGAGAACCTGTtcgagaggaagaaatcaTGCCAGCTTTAGAAGACCTCAAGAAGCTTTTGGCAGCCAGGGAGACGGAAGTACTCAGTctgagagaagagatgagggaAGTGAATATGGGTTtagaggaagagatcaGGAGAGTTGCAGATGATAGGGACGCTTGGAAAGTCAAGTtggaaaagggagaggcgctcagaaaggaagaggtgaCTTCTTTAGAAAGGAGTCTTCGGGTAAGTGCCTCTGTCAGCATTCGATGCCAAATGGTGCTAACGTACAAAAATAGCAACAACAAGACCAGATCACAGACCTTACCCTCCGCAATGAATCCCTTACTGCATCGCTAGCTACGGCTCAGAAGAACCTTACTGGTCTACCGTCGCCCAGCACCCCTCAAACTACCGACCAGCGTATACAAACACCCACCATTGAGCTCCAGGAGATTGCTTCCCAATTTGCATCTATCTGGCCTCTTTTACCACCTCGACTCCTCCGAGAGAAAGCCGATCTCATTGACCCACGTACTGGTTCTCCCAACCGCGCTCTTGCATCCCCTTCCTGCAACATCAACATTGAGGCTTTGCAAGAATTATACAAACCACGTCAAGGGGAGCCGGTTGGGAGTATTACAGAAGCGCTTGAAAGGATTAAGGGATTGGTCCAAGATGGGAAGCTTTTGGTGGACCGAATTGGGAGAATGGgcaaggagagggaaatACTGAAGACGAATGCTGCCAAAGCGAAGAAGCTTGTGGAAGATAGTACCCGAAACTTGGAAACTTATCAGCAGTACGTACTTCTGCCTTTCCAGACCGAAATACTGCTGACTGATTTTCCCCAGTCAAGTTGCCATCTTAGAAGACAGTCTTGCCAAATCATCTCAATCAGAGTCTAACTTTCTTAACGAACTCAACAGCCTCCAGAACAGCCTTGACAAAACTACTCAGGCCAAACGCTCTCTCGAGAACCAACTTGCTGCTCAGACTGAGACGTGTAATCGTTTATCAGAAGCCAATGATACTCTCTCAGCACGAGCGCTTGAGCTTGCGCAAGTCTCagaggacgagaagaaggcgtTGGGCGACAAGTTGATGGgtgagctggaggaatTGCAGAAGAAACTGCAAGAGTGCCAGGAGAGTGCggatgaggagaggaaCAAGTCTACTGGACAGAGGATACAGTTGCTTGATGAGGTGAGTGGGACATCCGTCTGATGTCCGTGAGTGCCGAGTTTAACTCACAACTATATCTATCAGCTTAATTCGCTACAAGCGGAAGTTGCGGATCTCAGGAAACAGCTCCGAGCCAAAGCTTAATTGATAATCTTGCTCTAAGCCTCAAAATGGATGTGCTCTGAACGCGACCAAGTATCATGTTTTGTTTTGACGTTTTAATAGCGATTTAATGTGCCAAGTTGTGTGAATAATGGCAGACAACGTAGATACGAGTAATTGATGACATTATTATGTATTGATCTTGGGGTTTGTTAGATTGAGAATAACACGAGTGACGCAAGCATGCAGATGCCTGGTGTAAAGGGGGCGCGAGATGTGGGATGAATTGAAATGGGCCGCCTGACCTTCTGCGTGCCGGAGGTCCCGAGAGGTCATAGCAAATGTCGAAGGTTGGTCTATTATATATTGACATCATACAAACCATGTCTCAGTTGAGCACAACGCTCCAATATATAAAGTCACAAGTATTGATTTTAATCCATGTTTTTATGCTACAGATATATATCAAGCTTCTTACCAAAAACCCCAAAGACAATCAAACTACCATCGCCCCTACTCCCAAGGATATCAGGGTATTTCTACAACAGACTTTTTTCGGGCCAACTACCCGTCTCAGGTCACCTCAACAGCCATCGCTGTGAAGAACGCTTAGTCCTTGTGCTCAGGCTTGATCGCGATCTTCAAAGCCTTCCTGCTCGCCATCTTGTCCAAAGCACCTTGGTAATCACTGAGAGGGAAAACATCAGTGACCATGCCAGTGGTCTTGATCTTGCCAGAATCGAGGAGATCAATGGCTCGGGGGAAACAGTAAGTCTGGGAGAAGGAACCGATGATTCGCTTCTCGTTGACGAAAATGTCGGTGGGGGACCATCCGGGGAGACGGGCTTTGTCCTCGTAGACACCGTAGACAAGAAGTGTACCACCTCGGGTAACGTAATTGATAGCGTCATTGACAAGGGACTCGACTCCAGTAGCTTCAGCGACAACGTCGAAACCGTCTGAAAAAACGCCTCAGTCAACAAATTGCCCTGCGAAAGTGCAATGAATAAAGAAAGTACGTACAAGGGTTGTCCTCCTTGAGCTTGGCCCACTGGGGACCAGGGTTGCTCCTGTCCAAGTCAATGTACTCGTCGGCGGCCTCCACCTTCCTGGCAATATCCATCTTGATACCGGTGTTAGCTGCGATGGTGATGTGAGAAGCACCGCCCATCTTCATGAGCTGGGCAAGGATAAGGCCGGTAGGGCCGGCGCCGATGAGGAGAACTCGAGCACCGAAAGGCATCTTGAGGACGTCCATACCGTGAATGGCACAAGAGGCGGGTTCGAGAAGGGTAGCCTCCTCATCGGTGAGGTTCTTGATCTTGTAGCACTTGGCGAAGTGGCTTCATACATTTGTAAGATGAAGAACATCTACCATgcaaagagagagaaaaaacTTACTACTTGATGAAGTCGGCGAAACCACCGTCTCGGGCAACACCAGCAGGGGCAAAGTTCTCACAGAAAAGCTCGGTACCCTTTCGGCAGTAGTGGCAGTAACCACAGGTCTCTCCGACATCGGCAGCAATACGGTCGCCGATGTCGAATCCCTTCACCTTGTCGCCCATAGCAACAATTCGGCCAACAGCTTCATGACCCGGAATCAACTGAAAGTTAAGGCACAGTCAGCCTTGGCGTCCTCATTTCATGAGGCTGCTGACTTACAGGGAACTTGGCAATGAACTCGCCTTCGTGGATGTGCTGGTCGGTACCGCAAACACCACAGATGTCGACTATTCGATGATCAGGCACGTGGTACTTTTAAGAGTTGACAAAGGATCTACTCACCCTTCAAGAGGATCTCCTCAGGACCGATCTCGGGCACAGGGACTTTCTTAATCTCGAACTTTCTAGGCTGTTGTTGGGATGTGGCATGTTACCGATGAAacaaaagaggaaaagagcaatagaggaagtggaaagGGCAGGAAGAATGAGCAAGTCAGCATTGGGGATGACGACAGAGAGAGGGGAAAGAAGTTGT
Proteins encoded in this region:
- a CDS encoding chlorophyll synthesis pathway protein BchC, translating into MVAKEMNALLYSEPRKFEIKKVPVPEIGPEEILLKVDICGVCGTDQHIHEGEFIAKFPLIPGHEAVGRIVAMGDKVKGFDIGDRIAADVGETCGYCHYCRKGTELFCENFAPAGVARDGGFADFIKYHFAKCYKIKNLTDEEATLLEPASCAIHGMDVLKMPFGARVLLIGAGPTGLILAQLMKMGGASHITIAANTGIKMDIARKVEAADEYIDLDRSNPGPQWAKLKEDNPYGFDVVAEATGVESLVNDAINYVTRGGTLLVYGVYEDKARLPGWSPTDIFVNEKRIIGSFSQTYCFPRAIDLLDSGKIKTTGMVTDVFPLSDYQGALDKMASRKALKIAIKPEHKD